The Labrus mixtus chromosome 14, fLabMix1.1, whole genome shotgun sequence nucleotide sequence agaagtgttttgtgataaaaaaaaaaaaaaatctcctcctgcGGTATTCTAACAATCATTTACTTTGAATCTTTGAGGCAGAAAGTGTAaacaaaggcagttttttttagcGTGCTGTAACTGACATTAACCCTGCGGCAGTGGTTacatgcaataaaaataaatgaataaagaaatcttTCTTGTCACAGTAGCGTTGTTTGCTTTTGGAGGAGGTCACATAGAGGcctcagtattcatttcagattGTTTCATGTCCAGAAAAGttcataataaaaatgaaaatcagttTTACTGATATCTAAATCATGCAAAACGATCCAGCTGGTTGAATGATTCTTATTTGCCGTCTGTCGTTGCCATATACTATGACTTGATTTTCCCTTTAGAAGTTCTTGGTCGTACGCCTGACAGACATTCAAACAGGTTATGAGCGCTGTGGGAGGATGATAAGAGTTCATCACTACTGGAAGAGTTTCCAGTTTGAGTGAAGATGTCATACTGCGTTTAAATCATTTGTCTTGTTCAAGTTTCAGATTGGTCATCTGAGTgttaacacacactcttctgtgctgccagaatgtttttttttttttagcagatgtCTGCAGATCTATTCAGGAAGTCTGGTCATGACATTATAGTAAACAGGTGGAGGAATGTTAAAGTGCAGTCAGGTGGAACCCGCTAATATTCACGTCCTTGCTCTGAACCCAGTCCCCACTTCCTCCCATTGGCACAAATCCTTCCTCTTCTGCTACATTTGACAGACCCAAACATGACTTTTGCCCTGACCTTGACCTTAACTCAAATGAAACATGACATACATGCCTGACAGACTCAACGCAGGACAAGAAGACCCTGCAGATTTATACAGATTAACATCATCTACAGCAGTCTACAAGGTAGCGGCAGGACATTATTGTTAAACACAGAGTCTAATttttatggaagcccatttccgccagtaaaaaaaataaaaatgaaaataataaagtctcataatttcattattatgactttttatctcataatttcgaatTTTTATCTCgtaatttcgactttttatctcattattatgactttattattttcatttttatttttttaactggcggaaatgggcttccataaattgtgctgcattgttgtatacaaaaaaaaggtattttttactgtattttaaggggctgtcatgaaaggtggattcttttgtccaaacatttgtaatatttttttttttcctgtcgtgatgcttttgtcttgtgtgaagcactttgaattgccttgttgttgaaatgtgctgtataaataaacttgcctcgCCTAGCCTTGCCTATATATCTAAAGATATCATTGTATACAGCAGAAGGAGTCGCTCTGCTTGAGATAGCGCTCACATACTCCTAAAGCGTAACGAAATAAGTCATCACAATGTACAGAAAGTACATCTTGTGATCAGCTTCTCTTCTAAGGCACAACCCCACAAAACCAGAACAAATCACCCTCCGGAGACAAGAGGCTGTGGATATTCCCAAAACATTATCCTTGAGTCTCCCACCAAACAGATGTGCTGTCTCCTTCTCAACATCTGTCCATTTGTCTCCTAGAACGTATCAATCCAAACATTGGGAGAGTGAGACATACACAACCAAGCAACATGTAATGTTTAGATACTTATCAGTGTCCCCTAAATGGGTTAAATTAACACTAACCCTAAAATGTACTCAAAGTAGAATCCTTAGCTCCTGATGTAGCCTGATCTCATATATAAAGTTATCCACACCAGAATACTCAGAGTCCTTTTTTATCTGTAAACAGATAACTTACACCTGTTTTGTTCTTTGtcatttaagtaaaaaaatatctgacagGCAAAGAGACTCTAATAAATAGTtgcaaaaatgatcaaaaatgtGTAAACTCTTTAACACAGCGCACTGAGAGTGAGAAATAAGAGGGTCCTATAGACCGTAAAGCATGAGTGTAAACTGCAACAATAGCCCCATTATCTGCTCCTCTAACACACTCCTATTGTAcatttccaacacacacacacaaaacacacacaaatatttttgtttctcgTTACCAGAACTGGCTCCAACCATCGTCTGGTCTGTTGAACGATTCAGtccaaagattaaaaacatcagaggcGAGACATCTTCCAAACTCTTCCTGAGAAAGTTCTcccagctccctctctctctcctccctccagcaTGGAAATATGCTGTCAGTCCTTCACTCCACTGTGGGTGAAATATTCCCTGCATCCACACATGCATCTTTCTGCCGGGTCCACCCCTCTTTCCagcccttttttctctccccactCATCATTCCTTTTCCCCATTTGTTTGGCTCTCATTCCGTATCTGTACATCACCCCTATGCTCTTTTGAGGCATATCTTGTTTCCTAGAATTGAACTTTTTCTCATGTTATGCTCATGCCCAGTGCAAACATCTAGGCTTCTACATTTTCCCTAAAAAATTCCAGAGatattttaagatgttttttcagctcattatttttttcctcctgtaataaactaaaaaaatagaaaaaagtatGACGATGAGATAAGAATCTCCAGAATGGTTACACTGGGAAGGCTTAACTTTGTTTGCACTTTTAAGGTGTTTAAATGTCCTAAACCAACCATATATGTGGCTTCAGATCCCTGCTTTGtgcataaaataacacaaacactgcacagccacacaaacacagatacactGAAGAAGAACGGAATATCTCTGTGTTTGCTTAGCTCTGCCCCAAACagctgaggggggaaaaaaacacagaccatTTTAGAGCCTTTTAACAGAGTGCAAATCAGTAAATTATAGTCATCACAGCCAACGGACACTCAGGTTTTTCCTCCCAGGGTGGAATTTTTAGCCTGGCTGTTGGTGTTGGACACGTCGTCAAGGCCCGGGTAATTGGTTCAGCCTGTCCTGGGATCAGTTCAAACTCGCTGCGTCATGCTGCTTTTCCCAGTAATAAAACAATCAAAGCAGACAGAAATATCTGCATGCTCTTTTCCTGTGGAAAGGTTACGGGTGAAAATCAGCTGCTTAGTAATGTGCAGCACTGGTGACATCCTTCTGAACTGATGGATCCTCAAGACAGGGTTTcagatattttactttttccatGTCAGGCTTACTAGTGGTGATTTTAAGTTCTTCATTTCCAATTAGAAGTATTgtcatctgtctttttttggcATGATGGGGACAGTTGTATATCTGCTAGAACAATACGTGCCCTGAGAATAGttattaaatgaaaacacacatggaCATCAACGCCACACATTTCCTAGATTAAGACATGAAAATAATGACCCCTGGTGGTGAAATCAGCAAAGTGCACCTTCATCTAAATCAGGATTATTTGGTTCCCTAAATAAGATAAATGATTGGCTATCATTTCTGCTAAAACTGTCAATTAAATGGATTTTAAACACAATGCAGAACATATTTTGCAGAAGCGTTTGTCTTGTCGTGGGTAGATATGAGACAATCTCAGTAATGCTGATGCATCTCATGTGTTAAGTCACACCTTGGCACTGTGTGAATGTATGGTAAGATGTCAGAGGGCATAATTTTACTGAACATCTGTATTAATAGcaggggaaatgtttttttgatgagttgttttttttttcttccaaatggTTTAATTTGGCCATTCTAGGTTTTCATGCCACTTGTGGTGGTAAACTGAATAACATCTCAGAAGCAGCAGAGCCACGTGGGCACCATAACATGTCATTGTCATATTTAAGGAGGAAACACCTGGAGCTCCACATAGAAAACCGTTACTGTTTTCTAACCACAAAGATGCACAAACAATGTTTTCCGCTTTGCCTCTACACATCTGTTTTAACTGAAACTAACAATATTGAGAGTGCAGTAACATTTAACATGATCCTATACCTACATGGAGACTTCTCAAGTGTATCATGTCAGGGAGTTGTTGATGTTACAATGTATAAACAGACACATCGGTACTTCTGTTTGGCATATTTGGCTCATTTCTATACAGCCCCAAACAAAAACGGACCCCTTGTCTCCGATAGTCTAAAACcaccaaacttttcaggtcgtaACCCtcaaaataagggtgacagaaactggggaccccccacagttctttaaggtggttagttaggtatataacgtagggacagccacgcacacactaataaacctatcctaaaactagtaacacaaaataatacaacagcctaaaagaattaaaaaagtgcatttcacttaatgatactgtcttgtatgacattggactactttttgtatatttccaaaaatggtaaaaagatgcacttttaatttttttttaaatggaaggcatctcgcgacccccctcttggtggctggcgacccaccttggggtcccaacccccactttgggaaccactgaagTTCCAATTTTGTTGATTGGTTTCTTGGCCCCCATTTTCACTAACCATCCCGCATTCACATTCCCATTGAGGAGCCCTTTGAGTCAGCTCTGTGAAATACTAATAACAGGGTATGATTCACTTAGCACAATGCAGCCTGGTCAATCAAGTAGAAATgacaacatttataaaaaacagGCGGGTTTATTAAGTTATATGCTGcgtaaatcaaaacaaaagctgcatGAACAAGGAGTCGCTCTTTCAATGAGAAGTGGGGTGGCCCTTAAAAGGGCCTTTGGGGTAAAAGTTATCAGCCATAGAGCTAATACTCCTGAGACTGAGAGGAGGCCTTCTTTCCCGCCTTGCCGGAGCTGGGCGCAGACTGGCCGGTTTTCTTGGGCAGCAGGACGGCCTGGATGTTGGGCAGGACGCCGCCCTGTGCGATGGTCACCCCGCCGAGCAGCTTGTTCAGCTCCTCGTCGTTCCGCACAGCCAGCTGCAGGTGACGCGGGATGATGCGGGTCTTCTTGTTGTCTCTGGCGGCGTTTCCGGCCAGCTCCAGGATCTCGGCGGTGAGGTACTCGAGCACGGCGGCCAGGTACACCGGAGCTCCGGCGCCGACTCTCTCCGCATAGTTGCCCTTGCGGAGGAGACGGTGGACGCGGCCCACGGGGAACTGAAGACCGGCACGGGAACTGCGGGTCTTTGCCTTGGCGCGGACCTTTGCTCCTGTTTTGCCTCTTCCAGACATGTTTTAAATCTTGAGTTATTAGTCTTCCAAAACAAAGTACTGCAGTAGAATATTCGGAAGCGATGTGGAAGTCGAAGCAGCACGACCTGGATATAAACCACGATCTTTGTCCCGCCCTAAAACGTGATTGGCTTGTGAAACGACTAAAGCCAGATATGATTGGCTCTCAGAGGTCAGAACACACAGAGCGGAAATGACGTGTGGGATAACTCTCAGGGCGTCAAACCAATCACAATGGGTCTtaatcaagaaaaaaagatgattggcttttgtttttcctccttttcgGTGAATGGGTAGTAGGGGGGAGAGGCGGGCGTAAAAGACCAATCGAGAAGGTTCCCTCCCGCCACCAGTTTTTGGCGCTTCTTTCAATTttgcaggaaaagaaaagcaaaaagtgAGAGAATCGATATATATGAATGGGGCATTCAAGTTTGTTGGTATGTTTGAATATCTAAAATAAGAGGAAGAAGTTTGTTGGTATGcatatatttattgttttcatctttATATTTAGCATCTCCTGAGCTGAGCAAAGCTGcaagtgaaaataaaatcctCACATCCTCAGTGTAAATGAAAAGCATGATGCATCATAAGGTAAAATGTATTGctgtttaaaacacagaaccTCCGGGTAAGTGTGTGTCACTCCTTAATGAAATATATCCACAGTAGCCCAGATTCTGGTACCAAAGAAGTGATGCtccaaaaataatttatttgcaATAAATTACACATTTCAAATATAACAGAAATCACACATTTGTTAAGATTATATCAGCGGCTATCTGCTTCCCATTCCAGCAATAGACAGTATAGATTGTGTGCCTTCAGACAATGAAGTGGCTTTGTTTTTCTCAGCATTTTAAATGGTTGTAAAGCACATGGTACTTTTCGTCATAGTCCCTGGGATTACAGTGGCTCAACCTCTGTGAtcacttttttaataaaaatccctttattcatgaaaaaaacacaccttaTAATTTAGTCAAAAGTAATTTGGTTTTTCTGatgtccaacaaaaaaaaaaaaatgcagattctATATTTTCTCTGTATCACACAAATGCCCCAAAACCCtatgtacatttttacatacTGGTTCTGTGTGCCTTTACAGGGCACAGCGGGTTTCCTTGAAACTCAAGTCGATAGCTTCTGTTTCATTTCTAGCCCTGAGTTTGTACTCGTTTCTTAACTCCTACCATCACCTCTTCAGAAACTGCGACAGTCCTGTTGCTCATATTTCAGAAAATCTCTTAATGCTTcctaaaacattgttttttttttccaatcttaACTGGAGAACTTTACCTGCATTATCACTCATGTAAGACATTTATTTAAGAAGAAATACAACATGATGATGCTCCTATGTGTAGTTACAGGATAGGGTTTGCATGGTTTAGTTAAAAGATTATTAGCGAAGCATTTCCTGCAAATGAAAGCTTGCAGGGCATTACCCCGGATATATATGCAAGTTAATGATCGTTATTGCGATAAGAAAAATCCACATGAGCATGACTGAAGTCTTaataaattgttttgatgcacTCGGCTCAAATGGAGCCAACAGAAGCCACGCGTAAAGTAGTAAATCGTTCTTCTTTcaaccaaaagaaaaatcacaataaaaaaaacacaaaatccaaACATATTTACCAGCTGGTCAGGTAGGTATCCTGGTAGTTGACGTTTTAAAAGTAAACTGAAATGTGTAATGATGTAAAGACAGTACTTTCATAAAATAAAGAGTAcagtaaatatattattttttcagCGTCTTATATAAGATACAACATTGACAAACATTCTAATGTTGAAGCAGAAATCAACAGCTAGATGAAgactggtttttttttgctttaaattacCTTTGcatggaaaaacacaacaatgtctttattttacaatGCGATGCAACTATGATGACTTTTTTTAGGAGGGTCAaataaaaagcactttttttcaTGAGATCCACATAATAATAAATTACCTTTATACAACCCAGGAATTTTACATGtgcggtttaaaaaaaaaaaaaaaacaaccttaagAGTCCAAAGTGCAACCAGCTGCATCTTACTAGCCTTTTATGTCATTACATAATATCAGGACATTCTTGGTATTCTTGTTAAAATACCCTCACTGTAGTTTGTTTTCCCAACTGTGCATGAGGTATTTCCATGCAACTTTTACCTGCCAATGACCCTGCAGAAGATTTCTTCTCAAATTAGACAAGAATGAGTTACTTGATTTATCATGATGTCCGTCCTGAAGGTGCAACTATTTCTCTCCAGAGGAAAGACCTCCCAGAGGTATCCTCATCTCAAGGTGTATAACCCACCTGGGGTGTCACCCTGTCGAAACTGGATTCTTGCCTTGTTCGGTCGTCTTACAGTCAAGATGAGAAAATGTCCTAACTGGCTTATCAGTTATCCAGAGAGCCTGCTCCTCCGTTGGTCGCAGTGGCTTTGCCTTTTGATTTTCCTGATGAGCGGAAAGAGAAGCGCTTGATGAGACGCCTGGAGAAGCTGCCAGACTTTTTACGGCTGCTGGTTGCTGCAGCAGCAAAGTTATTGCCCATGTTGGAGATGTCTTCATGTGATTGGCTGAGGCAGGACTCCTTTTCTCGATGTCTTCTGCGGAACAACAGCTTCGACCCGCTCTGCAGAAAGCTCACTGCAGCAAACAGACAGAATACGTCAATATGTCAAAATGGAAATCCACATGTGCAGTATTGAGACTTGGTCAAAAACACTTAGCCGATCAGCCAACTGCTAGTTAAATGAAACTGATGATGTTGTAAGAAAGCAGGCTCATCCATTTGATTTTTCAAGACAAGTTCAGCATGGATCCCCTCAAACATCCATTTGGTCTTTTCAGTTTGTGCTGCAAAAAggccaccagagggcagcagcaACAGCACTTAAGAGTCACTCATATCATACAGCCTGGAAATTAAATTCTGATGAAATTATGTAAGACTATAAAACATGTTGTACGATGAATTTCATGGAGATGTTTCAAAGAATAACAATAAGTGCAA carries:
- the LOC132988906 gene encoding histone H2AX; the protein is MSGRGKTGAKVRAKAKTRSSRAGLQFPVGRVHRLLRKGNYAERVGAGAPVYLAAVLEYLTAEILELAGNAARDNKKTRIIPRHLQLAVRNDEELNKLLGGVTIAQGGVLPNIQAVLLPKKTGQSAPSSGKAGKKASSQSQEY